ATCATAGAGATGGGATACCAGATTCAAACACAGGGACTAGTTCGTTATATCATATTTCATAGTTCATACACATGCTCCAAATTCCTAAACATTCACAATGCACATCCTAAAAGACATCAGACCCACTTTAGATGATTCATATTTTGTTTTGAACTAATATTCGAGCACGCAGGATCATGTTTCAGTTTAACCTATCGTGTGACACTACTAGTTGATATAATCATCTACGCATGAACTCATATGAACACATAAACATtaataaactgaaattaaaccAAACCAGATAAATATACAAATGTGTAGAACTGTTAACTACTAGACTGGAAAAACTAAACTAAGACATGAACATATGAATGCTATTAAAGACCGAAGTTAAACTAATTAAAACATGAATGTGTATAATTCCGCTAAGTTACTAAACTGAAACCCGACCAACTGAAACGACAAGCACGTGTGAACACATAAACACTTCTTAAGCTACTAAAACTGAAATTGAACTACTTAAAGAAGGATTGtttaccttcttcgagtgcagtGAACGAGGCTCGATTCTCGAATCTACACCCGAATTTGAAGTAGCAACAGGAAAAATGTCTTAATATTTCGTGGGAATACCCGACAATCTATGGATGGAAAATGATGATTTTTTTAAAGAGACCAAGGCGGCTAAAGAAAGAACTCCCGAAACAGAATGGAATTCGAACAAATCCCAGATTTAGAGTAGTAATGGGAAGATAGAAATGTTGAGTGTGGTAAAGTATCCAGTGGTTCAAAAAAAAAACCCTTTTTACTGAAGGTGTAGGATAGCATTTATAGGAGACCAAGGCCAGGGTTTCGGGGTTCAAAACAATTGGGCGGGGTTTTGAATTATCTAGGTCAAAACCAGTTCCAAAATCCGAACGTTTGAGAATTTGTCTGTATTTCAACTTACTCGAtcagaacaaaaaaaaatggacaAAATTTATTTAAAACTTGTACTCGAGAAAATCAAAGGAGTTGATAAAGAAATATTTTCCTTTCATAAATGGACAAAAAACCATTAACGTTCAATCAGACCGCGAGCAGGGGACTGCGAAAGAAAACAAAACAACCAACCTTCAATCGTTGAAAATCTGAAGGAGGAAGGACCGGTCATTAAATTCTTTTCCCAAGatggccatgcatggcctgtAATCGCGAAAATATTCTATGATTTTACCAAAATCgtcgaggagagagagagagatgaaagGAAAAGGGAGACGAGAGAGAAGGGGAAAGAAAGGGGCTGCGGCGTCTGTTTCTTTTAGGTTAGCTGATGAAGATGGAGAGGTTGGGCTGGTCGGGAATTGGACTGGCCGAATTATTTCGGGTAGTGGGCTGATTTCTTTTCTTAAGGGAGGCTTAGATGGGCCGGTTATTATGGgctgaattaatattttgggcttctaaattagatcaaatatattatgtagtaataataataataacaataataataacaacaataataaattttataattagCGTTAATATGATAATCTTATCATTAGTATATAAAATATAAGCAAAGTAATAATAGAGTAAAAATATTACCTAAGTTATATCTTATGATCAATACATAATAAATAAGTAGCGATGTACGACGTATTCATACTTAACAATATAGTAgtagaaattataataaagtaagggCGAAAAATAAGACATTTGATTTATTAATAACGTAGAAGCTCAAGAAAAggaattggaataaaggagggacgaaattgggtgtcaacagtcatttgcactttttgtccctattttgtgttggtccttaatttttgtccctcaaggcTAACAACTTTTTCGTAGGgcaaaaatttatattttcactTCCTAACATCCCACAAATTATGATTTGCGCGGGCCGCGtgttaaagaacttatgccctgCTAGGCTAAGTTCAattttgaaggccaaaaattaaagaccagccatttgaaggccaaaagttaaagaccaccccatttgaagggcaaaccgtgcaatttctttaATATGCGGCCCAAATTGATCCATGAGAATCTCTATCAaagtaaattatatatatatttttttgggtATGTTATATATAGACATAAAAAAAACAccttattaattttattttggtaATTAAACAAAtattaagaaaacaaacaaagaaattaaaacttggTAAATGTTGAACATGTTTCTATGACCTCTTTATTTATCCTATCTTGACCAAGCTCATTTCAACTCAGGTGACTCTTGGACAGGTTAATAACTCAACCATTTATTAACGCAACCTTTGTGATCTTTCTAATTTCAACTATAAAGTCATTCGTTGACGTTAATAAAGTGAAATTTGAAAGATCATGCGTGTTAATGTGTTATTAACCCCTTGATGATTCTTACGTTATCCAGAAATCACTTCTAACTTTAGTGGCTAGCAGATAATGAATGTTTGATCCTTCCTTTTTTTATGTCCTTTCCTTTTTGAGTCACTTCTCAACAATTCATCGTTTGAACTTTGTTACAAcaagttatgatcattttattaaAAATGCACAGTGTCGACTAACGATCATCGCAACCGCGATAAAATTATTGTCGTATCACCGAGAGATTCCAGCTAGAACCCACGCTCAAACTCGAAAAAAAATCTAAGGAAAACTAGAGAACAAAACAATGAGAAAACAGAAATGAAAATAGGCCGTGTAAAAGATGAGTACTGAATTGATGGTTTTTTAGGGTGACAATGGCTGGTATTTATAGCCGAAGGGTTCAAAGTAGCTTCTCCAAAACACTGAAGATTTTGAAtttttgaaaagaagaaagaggagGGAGATTTTGAGCGATTCAAAAGAAGAAATGATGCAAATGGGATGGGGCTTACCAGAAAATAGACTGAAATCGCTCATGGCCCGGGCCTGCAAGCTTCAGATATGGATTGTGAGAAAGGAGAAAAGGGGATGAAGGGATGTGGCCGGACGTGATAGGTGAACAACACCTCTACCATTGCTATCCCTAGGCGACAATATGATGATTTGCATATAATTACTTTATGAATGATTGATTAGCTAAAATTTGAATAAAACTTAAACTcaattttgacaaaaaaaaaagtagcctTTAATTTCTTTATGCATAGAAAAAGTGGAGGGTGATAATGCATGGTATACATAAAGTATACCAATTATACAAGCACTTTgccatattttcttccgcttgtACTTTGTTCCCGGGAATAAAATGTCACACACAACAAACATAATTTTATTCCATAATAAGCCATAATATATCCTCATCCAATACATCACACTAATGGAGAGGAAATCCCGCCATCTGCAAGATTACTTATTTATACGACACAAGCAAATAGGACATAAATATTTGTAGATCAATATATTTTGAAATATCTTTTTAGTTGTTGTCCCACCAGAATTGTGATTGGAGATAATCCACAACTTTCTTGTCAACTTGAAATGCTTTTGTGAGAACATAAGGATTGATTGGTGGCTCTGAGCCAAATACTGCATTGGCTACAGTGATAACTCCTGCATTTTGACTACTCAGTCTAGAAATTGCAACAGCTTTAGTCTTTCCAATATTCAATTGAAAGTGAATGAGACCAAATGGGAAAACAAACACATCTCCAGCCTTTAGAATCTTGGTAAAGAGTCTATTCTTCATATTTGGGCCAGGGTTTGAAAGGACAAAGCCAGCATAGAGCGTGCCTTCAATGACAGTAATAAGCTCGGTTCCTCGGGGGTGAATATGAGGTGGGTTGAGACCGTATGGCGCATAATCAATACGTGCTAATGAAATGCCCAGAGTGTTGAGTCCAGGTAAATTGTTGACATTCACATTAGTTACAGCTGATCCAACTGGATTTGAAGTGTTTCCAGGCATGTTTATACCAGAGAAAAAGAAATCATCCGCGACAACCTTCATTGGATCTTTGCAAATTTTTCCATTCACAAAAACTGCAAAAGAATCTCtaattaattaaaagaaaataacaaaaaggCTATAATAAATGTGCATAAAACTTCATAAAAAACTAGAAATATCATAATtgtaatttgatattttaccagCAGCCTTGGAGTCGTCAACAGCAACACAAATATCCTGGAGAGGACTAGGATCAAATGCATGGCTCATTGAAGATAACACAGCCATAATGACTATGGTTAGTACAATTGACTTGAGAGACATTGCTAGTAGAAATAAACTATCTTATGAAACAATTCAAATTAAATGATCTTTAATTAATTGCTATGTTGATTTTTCACAAACATAACAAGAAAAGAGCTGTGTATATATAGATGAACATTCGTTTGAATTGGTTGTTAATTTCCCATAAACAAATTGTGGATTAGGCTTCTGGATTAACAAGTCATCGATGGTAATTAATTTTTTAATCACTTGAATTTTTAATTCAACTTCCTTGAACAACTACAAAGACTAAATTGATTTACCTATGACTCAGCTATTCCGTACGTCCATTTGAAATAGTCATGAAAATAAGGAAGATCGATTGAGGAAAAGGATACTagtgtcacgtccttagtcttcaactaagcgcatgtgcggcacttgacaactcactcacgttcttgcacaacttgctcacgatcttgctatgccaagtcagcctagtttactacactcaagatcgctaagggaatagtaattgagaaagacaagagaaatttcCTAGAAGGAAGTTTTTTATTAGAGAGAACTTGAATTGTTTTTCTTGATGGTTTACAAATGAATGAccctcctatttatactactcatctagggactaatatgtaaataataattattatacaagtccctacatatttacaaataagcccctattctagaaatctctacacaactagattattctaaggactttccatgcaattccataaggttctaaggttttccatgagaaatctccatatttctctagaaccttctcacataagctagcctcctctccatgtaagcatccacataagCTTCCTGCATGGCAAAAATAGTTCCACGTGGCGCCTAGGTGGCATGATGACGTGGCGGGTCATCACACTAGGTTGAGAAATAAGATATAAAAGCAACTTCCCAAGTTAAAATGAATTTACAATAATCTGAAATGAATTAGTACTCTAAATCTTTATTGACATCATCAGAGACTAGAACTTATTTCGTTGTTAAGTTTGAAAATAAGATCAACCACTGCATTGATTTATTAAACTACTATTTCACATTTAAATTCAATTAAACTGATCATGACTACGTTGGTTACGTGCGAGAACAGTTCATTCATCTCAACAATAACAACCTGGAAGTTTATAATTTTAACACTAATTTCACTGCATACTATATTTACAAGCTTATCATTTTAATCCATAAAAGCACTGATTAAAAATTAACTcctattatacatatatacttttgGCCACAATGATATAAAGTTGTTTCTTTCTATGATCTAGAACATAGTTGTATATACTAGTCAGAGCATGCAGTTTATGAGTCCTATGGTGCCCAACCAATAAGAGAAGAGGAAGATAGTACTAAACTTACAGAAGGCTTCCTCGATCTCTTCACCTGCTAATATTTTATTAAAATTCAGTGTATCTGTTACTTTGACTTTGAGGAGGGTGGCTTCTAATTATAACACACAGGGCCAGACATATTTGTGGATACAAATATGTACGTATGtactatatatatgcatatataaaaaGTATAGATTAGTAAGACCAAATTAAGGTCTTCTTTGTTTGGTTGTGATCGATCGCGTATACAATATAACCAAGGTTTTTAGAAATACGTATCAAATAACTTTTATTTTATGTCTTGTATGTTTCTAAGAGTTGTATATTGCATTTCAGAGATTAATATGCCTGTTGAAAATATAAAGGactcttagtaggcgtttggccatgcgatttcatctcatgagatgaaatcccaaatcatccaaaaaggcatgatttggaatttgaaatcatgatttcaaaaaatataaatgtaaaattttaCCCATacgttaatattttgtaaaaaaagacccataagttggtagatatatttaccaatcatttgtattaaatattaatctgcaagttggtaaaatatatttaccaatcatgtttaccatgtgggaggattatattaaagagtagttacattactattcatgttaaattttcctttttattgaactaaagtttgatcaattgatgttgtatttttttaaaaagtcttctagtagcgtattaattttattatgtattatgattcactcatttggtaagattgtataagaattgggaaaattttgatgATTTTCAAAACTTACGggatttttatgtttataaaaaaactgcaacttaagaaattcaaattgcatgtccaaatatgATTTCCTCTCATGAGATTTTGCCCAAACACTTTTTATTTTATATGATATTAGCTTGACATGAGTTTGTGGAGTAATATGGTCAATATTCATTTGAGTTCAAATTATTTGAGACTGAGACTTCGCTATTTTCTACAAAATCTTAAAAACTAAATCATAATATAAAAGTATTTGAAAGTTAAAGAAGAATTTCCTTGTATGTTCAAATTAGAGCTCttctcttttttatttcattGAAGGCTTTTGAGAATATAGTGTCCAATAATTCAAATTGACCTTTATCATATGTTGGATTAATATTACTCATTTTTTTCTGAGCTAAATCAATACTGACTAACCAACTATTGCAAAAGGATATTTGAGTGTCCAAGAAATGCTAACACGATTTTCAACCTCAAATAAATAAAGAGACTATGACTTATTAATAGTGAATAAGTGACGTTATTAATTGATTGAAAATGAACTAATGCATTACAAAGCAACAGTCTGTTGACGAAGCTAATCATTTGTTTGCAAatgtttttctatttttctttatcGCATTGGGTATTTCAATATCTATTGTGGAAATTCAATATCAAATAGATCGGTTCATTCTTTTTGCAAAATATTTCAAGAAGAAAGAACAAATGCGATGATCGATTTTAAGCTCAAATTAATAAACAACACAAAACTATATTCATTTATTTTGTTAGCCACCTTAAAGGCACTATTTTCAATAGCAAGCTCACCACAGAAGAGCTCAAAAAAAATATTCATAGTAACGTAAAATTTTAAAATCTCTAGAGGAGTGCCATAAACAATATTGTTTGTGGAATCTATACTTTTTGAGCTTAAGACATGAGAATAAGATCTATAAATAGACTTGTAAATATTTATGTTAGTGATACCCATCTCAGAAGATGGAATCATTAAGCAATGAATATGCACAGTATCTGATGTGTCTTAGTTGATTTATAATGGCATAGTGTAATATGTATCTTGATTTCAttattttttaaggaaaaaaagtATTCCTTCCTTCTCATTATATGTGAAGGTACTACTATTTGGGTAGTCAGATCGTTtttcttttactatatttttttaattttcttttaaaatatttgaattaCTAACCATGTGGACTTATTGTACTTCTGAATCATTAaaataaatttacatatttgaaaactatacaCACAAAAATATATGAATAATTGCACTCCTACGTGAATTGATTCCCCAAACCAGCTCCTGGCCTTACCCGGCGGAACCGGCCGCCAGAATTTTGGATTCGAAAGGGCAGGCAAAGCCCGATTATATTTTTAAGATTATTTTTTGTTGACAAAAGCttataagtaaaataaaaaagcAGCACATATTTGTTTTACCACTTGGAAAATTAGTGACTAAACACCAATACATAAAACGCAAAAGAGTTGGtgggccgggggggggggggtgagagaTTGAATTAGGGTCTTGCAAAATATCTCAGAAGATGACAATTaaaataatctatatataatataaaggtaggaatagacaatcctatgtgacACATCTCAATgacctccattgacatttatcttttttctcccttTGTTGATATTTTCTCCATCATTTTTATCATTAACTATATTTAAAAGCCCATATAAagacaattaaaaaaaaaggaattgtaGCAATAAATTAAGAAGATGAAGAGACAACAGCATGAGCATTACATACGAAATGAATATTAACTTGTAAAAGCAATAAACATATGTATTAAAAGTTTAATCAATGACCTCATTTTTCtgatattttttataattaatgaTCAACATTCACAATGTTAATATAGCAGAATACGTTAAACATGATATAATGCAACCATAAAGAAATTACTTTTCCAATAATAGTTTTCAACCTCTCATATTCCTTCTTTATGGAAATTCCTggagtcttcctttatttttgaGTATTAACTCCGTTATTTGCTCCCTCACTTGTAACTTATATCGCATTTAAATTCATTAAACCTCTTTAATTATCAAATACTACAtttaaatctatatataatataaagctaggaataggaaaTCCTATGTGGCACCACTCAATGACCTctattgacatttatcttttttctcattttttgggACTTTTTCcctatttatttttttatcatttatcttatCTTATTCATTAAGAATAAAAGTCACAATTACTATCATTTAACATCCCAACTTTTCATCCTCTAATTTATTGAGAACCAAAACTCATAAGCACGTACTGATTTCTAATTCCCTTGGTATTCCCTATTAATGGTCCCTTAAATTTCACATTAATTACAAAAAACAAAGGGTCAAGAAAGTGTAAGTGACCCTAAAAATATATAAAGGACAATTTTCTTATGTTCAAATGCCTCATGAATTGTAAAGGCTTCCAATATTCTCTCTAATAACCTTTGTGATGAAAAGAGATGAAGGATGTTGCTATATGGATATTTTCTACGTGACTTCTTTATATTTCTGCAGTGTTGGGATTACATAATGTAGTCACCTTCTATACTAAATTGGTATTTCAGGTCTACACATGTATTAATTGCTTTTTGTTAGGAGAATATTCATTTTCAGTTATGTTGGTCCCTTCTCTGTTCAATTTTCTCTTCACGAAAGAagaattaatttgatttttgtatAAGTTAATTGGTAGATGCGGATCAAATATAATTTCCATTTCCTTCGTTGAATTTAGAATTACACCTGTTATACATTTCATATgaaattttgtatatatatatatatatgcattcacGCAAAAGTTCATATGAAATGCGTAGCGATCGAATAGAACTTCCATTTCCTTCGTTGAATTTAGAATTACACATGTTATGCATTCATATGAAGTTTTGTGTGAATATAATTTGACTGATCAATTCTATTAGTTGTAGTAATGAAGCTGATATTAAAGTAAATtgtgaaaaaaataaattataaataaagataaattacataaaactttaattttaattagttaaa
The sequence above is a segment of the Lycium barbarum isolate Lr01 chromosome 6, ASM1917538v2, whole genome shotgun sequence genome. Coding sequences within it:
- the LOC132598580 gene encoding germin-like protein subfamily 1 member 13, producing the protein MSLKSIVLTIVIMAVLSSMSHAFDPSPLQDICVAVDDSKAAVFVNGKICKDPMKVVADDFFFSGINMPGNTSNPVGSAVTNVNVNNLPGLNTLGISLARIDYAPYGLNPPHIHPRGTELITVIEGTLYAGFVLSNPGPNMKNRLFTKILKAGDVFVFPFGLIHFQLNIGKTKAVAISRLSSQNAGVITVANAVFGSEPPINPYVLTKAFQVDKKVVDYLQSQFWWDNN